CAAGTGATATATTGAACAATTGTTTAACTTTTTTTTGAACTAAAACAAGGAGCGAATATATCTCCGCAGAAGTTGCACTTCCTGTGTTAATTATAAAATTAGCGTGTTTTTCAGATACCTTAGCTCCACCTACAGAAAAACCTTTAAGCCCTGCCTCTTCAATTAGTTTACCAGCAAAATGATTTTCTGGGTTTTTAAAGATACTTCCTGCTGAAAACCCTTCTGGATGTAAACAATTACCCCTTTTTTTCATATAACAGTTTATGGTATTTTGAATCTCTTTTTTATCAGATTTTTCTAAAACCAAGACAACCTTATACACAAAGACATTTTCTAACCCGCTTATTCTATACCCAAAATTAATATCATCTTTAAGTAAAACACCTGTCTTCAAATTGTTAAGATAAAGTATACCTATCTCTTTTAAGAGATGTGAAATCCAAATATTTTTTAATCCAGCATTAGATATAACTGCACCTCCAAGGGTTCCCGGTATTCCAACCATAAACTCAATACCTTTCAAAGAAGTTGATAAAGTAGTTTTAAGTAAAGAAGCAATACTTACCCCAGATTCACATACAACAATATTGTCTTCCACATAAATGTTATTTAGGTTTTCTGTAGATATAACAACACCTCTAAACCCATCATCACTTATTAGAGTGTTTGTTCCCCTTCCAAGTATAAACACCGGTACCCCAAAACTATTAGAAACTTCATAAACACTTTTAACTTCATCTACATCTTTAGGGCAGATAAAATGCTCTGCTAAACCGCCTGTGTTGAAACTTGTATATTTAGATAAAGAAATATTTTCTTTATATCTATCTCCTGCAATTTTAGTAAACTCTTTTTTAATTTTTAGCAAATCTTTCATTTTTTAGTAGAACACTTGTTTCAAGTATAAACCTTCTGGTTTTGCTGTTGGTGGAGATAATTTTCTATCTTCTGATTCAATTAAAGAAGATATTTTTTCAGGTGCAAATTTTTCCCATCCAGCATACAAAATTGCTCCAACAATGTTTCTTGCCATCTTATAAAGGAACCCGTTAGCTTTAATTTCTATTGAAGTAACCTCTATTGTTTTGTCAACCAATGCTCTCTCTTTTTTAATTTTTATCCAATCTATTTTTCTTACTGTGTTTTTTATAGAGTTTCCTGAGGCTTGAAAAGCTTTAAAATTATGTGTTCCACAAAAAAAAGACGTAGATTCTAACATCTTATCTAAATTAGGAGCAGGTTTTACATAAGTAACATAATTTTTTAAAAAAGGGCTTTTCACATCTGTCAACAAATACCTATATATCTTTCCTTTGGCATCGTATCTACTATGAAAATTTAGAGGAACTTCTTCTGCTTCTTTAATAATTATTTCGGGTGCAACCTTTGAATTTATAGCATTTTTTAAGTTTTCCGCAGACAACCGAGTGTAAGTTATAAAGTTTGCAACATAAGATATAGCGTGTACTTTAGCATCGGTTCTTCCGCACCCAATCAGGTTTACATCTGTCTTTAAAGTATCCCTTATAGCCTCTTCTATGGTTTGTTGAATTGTAGAAGG
This genomic window from bacterium contains:
- the murB gene encoding UDP-N-acetylmuramate dehydrogenase: MKDLLKIKKEFTKIAGDRYKENISLSKYTSFNTGGLAEHFICPKDVDEVKSVYEVSNSFGVPVFILGRGTNTLISDDGFRGVVISTENLNNIYVEDNIVVCESGVSIASLLKTTLSTSLKGIEFMVGIPGTLGGAVISNAGLKNIWISHLLKEIGILYLNNLKTGVLLKDDINFGYRISGLENVFVYKVVLVLEKSDKKEIQNTINCYMKKRGNCLHPEGFSAGSIFKNPENHFAGKLIEEAGLKGFSVGGAKVSEKHANFIINTGSATSAEIYSLLVLVQKKVKQLFNISLEPEIKIIGNFDK
- the truA gene encoding tRNA pseudouridine(38-40) synthase TruA; amino-acid sequence: MEEKNIKLLISYDGSSFLGWQKQDNPSTIQQTIEEAIRDTLKTDVNLIGCGRTDAKVHAISYVANFITYTRLSAENLKNAINSKVAPEIIIKEAEEVPLNFHSRYDAKGKIYRYLLTDVKSPFLKNYVTYVKPAPNLDKMLESTSFFCGTHNFKAFQASGNSIKNTVRKIDWIKIKKERALVDKTIEVTSIEIKANGFLYKMARNIVGAILYAGWEKFAPEKISSLIESEDRKLSPPTAKPEGLYLKQVFY